The Saprospiraceae bacterium sequence TTCGGAGACAAAAGATCCGGACAAAAAACAGGATTCGGCTTCGAAAGAAAATAAAGATGCCGGAAAAACGGGCTTAAAACCAGGTGATACGATAGAGTTTGACTTTTGAGATATTGCCCATTCCTGCTTTATAATAAAGAAGTTATTTTTTAATTTTGATGTAGACATAAGGTTAACATGTTATTATGAATATTTTAATATGTATTTCCAACAAAAGCCATATTCCTTTCGTTTGGTATGCGTTAGTAAAAACGCGAGGTTTTACATTATTAAAAACGTAATTTAATTTAGAAAATGAAAGTTTTATTTAATCTGATATTGATTTCAGGAATAAGTATTTTAATGTTCTCCTGCAAAGAAAAGGCAACCACTGCCGGCGAAAAAGGAGAAGTAGCAACTACTGAAGGGGTACAATATAATGCAGCCCCGGATATGACCACCATCAACTGGGAAGGCTCCAAGCCTACAGGTGACAAACATACAGGAACCATCAATATTTCTGATGGTCAGCTGTTTGTAAGCAATGGTAAACTCACTTCCGGTGGTTTCAATCTTGATATGAATACCATCGTAGTGACTGACATCACCGGAGATGACAAAGCTGATCTTGAAGCTCACCTTAAGGGTACAGAAGCTGACGGAGCTGATCATTTCTTCAATGTTACTAAATTTCCTGCCGGAAAATTTGAAATTACTTCTGTTGCAGATACTACAGGCGAAAACGGACTGAATGCATTGGTCAAAGGAAATCTTACACTCAAAGGTATCACAAAAGAGATAACTATACCTGCAAATGTTGCTGTCAATGAGGCAGGTGTAACGGTATCCACTCCATCCTTTGCGATCAACAGAACAGACTGGGGTGTCAACTACAAGTCAAAAAGTATTTTTTCTGACTTAGGAGACAAGTTTATCAATGACGACATCGCGCTGAAGATCAATCTGACAGCAAAACCTGCTGCTGCACCTGTTCAATAATTAAAAGATAATATTCTAAAGATTTTCAAGAGCCCTTCGGATTATACCAAACAAAAAATTGATTGCGAAAAATTATTTTCATAATTATTTAATTTACAATACATTATGATTTAAATTTTTTGCGTAATATTTTCTGTCCAATATAAATCATCTGAAGGGCTTTTGTATTTTTGCGCAACAATAAAAATTCCGTATGGCGCTTACTGAATCAAAAATGATGGATCTCGGCACCGTTGCTCCGGATTTTAATCTACCGGATACAAAAAGTGGTGTACATAAAACGTACAAAGACATTCAAGGGGTCAATGGTACAGTTGTATTATTTCTGTGTAATCACTGCCCATATGTCATCCATGTCAATGACGAACTGGTAAAAATTGCTCAGGAATACCTGCAAAATGGCATTGGGTTCGTGGCTATCAGCAGCAACGATGCGGTCAATTATCCTGACGATGCACCTGATAAAATGAAAATTGTTGCCACGGTATTGAGATACCCTTTTCCTTATTTGTATGATGAAACCCAATCTGTTGCCCATGCTTATGATGCAGCATGCACTCCTGATATTTATGTTTTTGATAGTAAAGACCAGTTGTATTATAGGGGTAGACTGGATGAGTCAAGACCCGGAAATGACAAGCCACTTACAGGCAAAGACCTCAGATTGGCACTCGATCTCCTGCTCAGAGGCGAGCCTCCGATGCAAAAACAATATCCGGGTGCCGGATGTAATATCAAGTGGAAAAAGTAGATTCAAATAGGGTGTATCCCAAAGTTGCAGTTTAGGTTTGATTAAACTTTCATCATTTGGCACCAAGAGTGATATTGATGTCAATCGAATCGGGTTATCATTTTTTTTAAAGTTGTCGAACCGGCGTTTTGCATGAAAAGAGTATGTTTGTGCTTTTTATTCCATTTTTAGGTAGCATGATGCCCAATAAAATCAAACAAGGCTGGCAAATCATAAAGGACTCACTAAAAGGAGAAGAGCGGGACTATACACAAGGGAGTATAAGGACTGCAATTTTTCTTTTGGCCATTCCTATGATTTTGGAGCTGAGTCTTGAAAGTGTTTTTGCTTTGGTGGATATATTTTTTGTAGGTAAGTTGGGGAGTAATGCCATTGCAATTATTGGATTTACTGAATCACTTATTACCTTGGTGTATTCCATTGCCATAGGTTTGAGTACTGCGGCTACTGCGGTAATTGCCAGACGCATAGGCGAAAAAAATACAGAAGGTGCTTCCAAAGCTTCGGTGCAGGCGATCATCATCTCGATATTTATTTCCATCATTCTGGGCATCTCAGGATGGATTTATGCTGATACACTTCTCGCATTTATGGGTGCTTCTGAAGATGTCATCCGCGAAGGTCACATGTTTACAAAAATCATGTTTGGTTTTAATATAGTCATAGTCCTTATTTTTTTGATCAATGGTATCTTCAGAGGAGCAGGCAATGCAGCATTGGCGATGAGGAGCTTGTGGATAGCAAGTATTTTAAATATCATACTGGACCCTCTACTGATTTATGGCATAGGAACCTGGAATGGTTGGGGAATTGAAGGGGCTGCCATTGCAACTTGTATAGGTCGTGGCAGCGGAGTTGTATATCAGTTGTATCATCTCTTTGGTGGTAGTGGAGTCATCAGGATCAGATGGTCTGATGTTGTACCTGATTTTGATGTTATAAGATCTATGATAAAACTGGCCTGGCCGGCCACCTTTCAGTTTATCATTGCATCAGGTAGTTGGATCATACTTACCAGACTCGTTGCGGAAGAAGGCGGAACGGATGCCTCAGCCGGATATCAGATTGCAATAAGAAATGTAGTATTTTTTATCCTGCCTGCATGGGGATTATCCAATGCTGCGGCCACTCTTACAGGTCAAAATTTAGGTGCCGGAAGTCCGGAAAGAGCTGAAAAAAGTGTGATGCTGGCTATGAAGTACAACGCGATATTTATGGCATTTGTAAGCCTGATTTTTATATTTTTATCACGACCTATTATTGGATTTTTTACACAAGATGCAGAAGTATTAAATATAGGTGTCAGGGCACTTCAAATCGTAGGATCAGGATTTATCTTCTATGGCATCGGGATGGTGCTGATTCAGGCACTCAATGGTGCCGGAGACACTTCCACACCCACATGGATCAATTTTGTTGGATTTTGGTTGATACAGATCCCTATGGCATATCTTATACAGTATTATACAGATTTTGGATTAGACGGGATATTTGCAGCAGTACCTATCGCAGAAACCATTATTGCTATCGTGGCTTATATTGTCTTCAAACGCGGAGCATGGAAAACTGTAAAAGTCTGATTTTTAATGGTCAGGATATGCAAAGCAAAAAGAAGGCTAAGAACAATTGTACCAATGTGAGATTAACTTAACATAACACTAATATCCCCTATCGGTATTATATTTTTTTCCTTGGTTTAGTAAAGGGCTTTTTATTCTTTTGGGGTTGATTCTGATTCTGATTTTGACCCGGATTTCGGCTCTTATATCTGTTTTTACCATCTTTGAAGGTATTTACATTGGAAGGAGAAGTACCTTTGGTTACTACCTGAATGGTGTGGTCCTCATGAACAGATAGTTTATTGCCGGACATGACTGAAAGATCGGAAATAATGATATCGTCACTCACAAAGTGTTCCTTATTCCAGGTGCGATATGACAATTTCATATAGGATAGAATGGTTTCGACAAATCCTTGTTTGACAGGTCCTTCTTCCATTTTGAGTGCCTTGTCTATCATAATACGGATATTGTGTCCATAATGTCTCCAGTTGAATTCATGTTGAGGATACGGTACTTTTGATGGTCTGAATGTATTATCTTCCTCAGTAGGAATTCCACCATATGGATTATCTACATCAATATCATAATCTGCCATCTTAAACATATGCCTCCACAATTTTTGTTTATATTCAAGGACATTTTTAGTTTGCGGATTAAGCTGATTGATTATTTCCACGATTTCTTCCATAGCTGACTGTCTTTCAGCTTTGGTTTCCAGTGTTTTGGCATAACTGATCAATTTTTGAACCGATCGGCCATATTCAGAAAACTTTAATTTATCTCTTGTTGAGTTATATTCCAGGCTTAATGACTTTTTCATTATGAATGTTTTTGCTTATATAATTATTCTACAGTCACTGATTTTGCAAGATTGCGGGGTTGATCCACATCACACCCTCTGAGCACTGCTATATGGTAAGCCAGCAATTGCAAAGGTATGACAGATAAAAGCGGCGAAAGTGGTTCTTCTGTTTCAGGTATTTCAATAGTATAGTCCGACATTTCTTTTATCTTTGTATCACCTTCTGTTACTATCGAGATGACTATGGCTTTTCTTGCTTTGACTTCCTGAATGTTGCTGACAATTTTATCATAAGCTGACATGTTGGTAGCAATGATGATCACGGGCATATTTTCATCGATCAAAGCAATCGGACCATGTTTCATTTCAGCAGCCGGGTATCCTTCAGCATGAATATAGGAAATTTCCTTTAATTTCAGCGCGCCTTCCAAAGCCACCGGAAAATTGTATCCTCTGCCAAGGTACAAAGCATTTGACACATCTTTTATTTCATGTGCTATATACTTTATCTTTTCATTGGCTTGCAATACTTTTTCTACTTTATCCGGTATAGACTCCAGCGCATAAGCCAGTTGCCTGAAATAATCTTCTGAGATAGTCCCTCTCCGATGCCCCAGGTTTAAGGCCATCAAGGTCAGGACTGTGAGCTGTGAAGTAAATGCTTTTGTAGAAGCTACCCCAATTTCAGGCCCTGCATGGGTATAAGATCCGCAATGTGTAAATCTGGCAATTGAAGAACCTATTACATTGACGATACCATATAGTAAAGCTCCTTTGTCTTTTGCCATTTCGAGTGCCGCAAGTGTATCTGCAGTCTCTCCAGACTGTGAGATAGCTATGACGACATCATCAGCGTTGATGATAGGATTTCTGTATCTCAGTTCTGAAGCATATTCTACTTCAACAGGAATTCTCGCAAGCTCCTCAAATATATACTCGGCCACCAGTGCTGAATGCCACGACGTACCGCAAGCTGCAAAAATGATACGTTTTGCATTTACGATTCTGTTGATATACTGTTGCATTCCTCCTACCAATACCCATCCATCATGAGCATTGATACGTCCTCTCATACTCTCGCGGATAGTAGTGGGCTGCTGATATATCTCTTTTAGCATGAAGTGGCTGTACCCTTCTTTTTCCAATTCCTCAATTTTCAAATCCAGCTCTTTGATTTCATGCTCCTGGACTTCATTTTTGAGATTGGTTACTTCATAATTTCCGTTAGAATGGATAGTTACTATTTCTTCGTCATTCAGATAGATGACTTTGTTGGTGTATTTGATGATAGGCGATGCATCTGATGCCAGGAAGTATTCTCCATTACCTATGCCCATGACTAAGGGGCTTGATTTTCTGGCACCGATCAAAACACCAGGATTATTTCTATCCATGACCACGATCGCATAAGCACCTACTGCTTTTTCAAGTGCCAATCTGACTGCCTCTGTGATATCTAAGTTTTCTTTTTTTTGGTATTCCTCTATCAGATGGACCAAAACTTCAGTATCGGTTTCACTGATAAAAGTATGTCCTCGTTCGGACAGGGCTTTTTTAAGCGTGCTATAGTTTTCAATTATACCATTGTGTATGATCGCCAGACGACCATTTCCGGAAAGATGTGGATGTGCATTGATATCATCAGGTTTGCCATGAGTAGCCCAACGCGTATGTCCGATTCCCATAGTGCCTGATACATTTTTCTCCTTAGCAGCTGCTTCCAGCTTAGAGACCTTTCCTTTTTTCTTTACTGTTTTTATTTCATTGTCCAATATAGAAATACCGGCACTGTCATAACCTCTGTATTCGAGTCTTTTCAAACCTTCCAGGATGATCGGAAATGCTTGCTGATGGCCGATATAAGCAACGATTCCACACATGATCTTTAGTTTTTTGTATGGGTCACACTGAGTTTTATAGGATACAACCCATGTTTTCCACCATAGAGGATTGCTCTCTGAGCAACTTCTGATTCTGTCAATATACCCAGATAAAGATCAGGACTGTGATTCTTATCTTTCAATACACTTTTTACATGATTGGTGATATTCATTGTATATTTATGAACTGTAGTACGATTATCCAGGCTTCCGCCAAATACCGGTTCAAAATTAGTATTGGAGTTGACCAATTGAGCTATGTCAGGAACTAAAGCCAATCTTCCATCACTAAGTTTGTATGCTGCAGTTATCTGAGCAGGCGGACGGTTATATACTTCTTTGCCTGTTGGTTCTGCGATGTAAACGGTGAGTTCCGCTTTGTTGATCTGTTTATCAGAAAGTTTGTTTAAGTCTTTTATCCTGACCACTGTTTTGGCTCCAGCCATCGGTTGCAGATAAGTAAGTCCATTGGCCAATGATGTATCTCTCAAAACATTGGCAAGCTGACTTCCCGATGTGTTATGGACAAACTTGTTGATTGTGGCAAAATTGATAAAATATTCGTATGTCTTTCTTAAAGTGGTGTCTCCGGAAGCGACACTATAGTACATTGTGAGTTTATTCAGGGAACCCTGGGCATTCAACCCATTATTAGAAAGATTAAAACCATACAAAAGGGAGTTATTATCAGTAGTAGTTGAAGTTATTTTGAAACCTTTCATAAAATTAACAAAGGCTGTATCGTTTTTTCCCGCTTCTTCATTAGTTATAAGTCCCATTCCGAATCCATCATTGAGTCTGATCCTGAGATGCGGAGCTTGTTTTATGGGATTCTTGGTAATATGGTCCGTGATAGACACAGAGTCCTTTATATTGATACCCTTGGATTGCGAGGCTATGGATCGGGAAGAAGCTGTGAAGTTTACATCAGAATAAAAAGTATCTCTTTCAGAATAACTATTTTCTAATTGAAAAACTTCTATTTGCTGATTGCCTGTCGTATTGCCATAAATAGCCGTAGAGTCATATTGTAATGTAAGTACCAGAGAGTCAAATTTCAGCCTGCTTTCGGTATGATAATTTGGCTTTACAGCCCCCATCTGAAATTTCAAAAAAAGCTCAGCACTCGTTTTTCCAAACAGTGGATCATTCATTTGCCCCAGATAATACAGACGGGAATCTACATTGGGTCTGTGAGTCACTACTCTTTCCCCTGGTATGGTAGTAGTGGTGATGTCAAATGAATCTATGACTCCAATATTGATTTTTTGATCATCCAGTAAGTCATTTCCAACAGTAAGAGGATCCTGACATCCCGAATGTAAAATAAACAATACAGCTATCAATATCCAAATCTGCTGAAAATAAAATT is a genomic window containing:
- a CDS encoding YceI family protein; this translates as MKVLFNLILISGISILMFSCKEKATTAGEKGEVATTEGVQYNAAPDMTTINWEGSKPTGDKHTGTINISDGQLFVSNGKLTSGGFNLDMNTIVVTDITGDDKADLEAHLKGTEADGADHFFNVTKFPAGKFEITSVADTTGENGLNALVKGNLTLKGITKEITIPANVAVNEAGVTVSTPSFAINRTDWGVNYKSKSIFSDLGDKFINDDIALKINLTAKPAAAPVQ
- a CDS encoding thioredoxin family protein; translated protein: MALTESKMMDLGTVAPDFNLPDTKSGVHKTYKDIQGVNGTVVLFLCNHCPYVIHVNDELVKIAQEYLQNGIGFVAISSNDAVNYPDDAPDKMKIVATVLRYPFPYLYDETQSVAHAYDAACTPDIYVFDSKDQLYYRGRLDESRPGNDKPLTGKDLRLALDLLLRGEPPMQKQYPGAGCNIKWKK
- a CDS encoding MATE family efflux transporter, whose amino-acid sequence is MMPNKIKQGWQIIKDSLKGEERDYTQGSIRTAIFLLAIPMILELSLESVFALVDIFFVGKLGSNAIAIIGFTESLITLVYSIAIGLSTAATAVIARRIGEKNTEGASKASVQAIIISIFISIILGISGWIYADTLLAFMGASEDVIREGHMFTKIMFGFNIVIVLIFLINGIFRGAGNAALAMRSLWIASILNIILDPLLIYGIGTWNGWGIEGAAIATCIGRGSGVVYQLYHLFGGSGVIRIRWSDVVPDFDVIRSMIKLAWPATFQFIIASGSWIILTRLVAEEGGTDASAGYQIAIRNVVFFILPAWGLSNAAATLTGQNLGAGSPERAEKSVMLAMKYNAIFMAFVSLIFIFLSRPIIGFFTQDAEVLNIGVRALQIVGSGFIFYGIGMVLIQALNGAGDTSTPTWINFVGFWLIQIPMAYLIQYYTDFGLDGIFAAVPIAETIIAIVAYIVFKRGAWKTVKV
- a CDS encoding DUF4290 domain-containing protein, translated to MKKSLSLEYNSTRDKLKFSEYGRSVQKLISYAKTLETKAERQSAMEEIVEIINQLNPQTKNVLEYKQKLWRHMFKMADYDIDVDNPYGGIPTEEDNTFRPSKVPYPQHEFNWRHYGHNIRIMIDKALKMEEGPVKQGFVETILSYMKLSYRTWNKEHFVSDDIIISDLSVMSGNKLSVHEDHTIQVVTKGTSPSNVNTFKDGKNRYKSRNPGQNQNQNQPQKNKKPFTKPRKKI
- the glmS gene encoding glutamine--fructose-6-phosphate transaminase (isomerizing), whose translation is MCGIVAYIGHQQAFPIILEGLKRLEYRGYDSAGISILDNEIKTVKKKGKVSKLEAAAKEKNVSGTMGIGHTRWATHGKPDDINAHPHLSGNGRLAIIHNGIIENYSTLKKALSERGHTFISETDTEVLVHLIEEYQKKENLDITEAVRLALEKAVGAYAIVVMDRNNPGVLIGARKSSPLVMGIGNGEYFLASDASPIIKYTNKVIYLNDEEIVTIHSNGNYEVTNLKNEVQEHEIKELDLKIEELEKEGYSHFMLKEIYQQPTTIRESMRGRINAHDGWVLVGGMQQYINRIVNAKRIIFAACGTSWHSALVAEYIFEELARIPVEVEYASELRYRNPIINADDVVIAISQSGETADTLAALEMAKDKGALLYGIVNVIGSSIARFTHCGSYTHAGPEIGVASTKAFTSQLTVLTLMALNLGHRRGTISEDYFRQLAYALESIPDKVEKVLQANEKIKYIAHEIKDVSNALYLGRGYNFPVALEGALKLKEISYIHAEGYPAAEMKHGPIALIDENMPVIIIATNMSAYDKIVSNIQEVKARKAIVISIVTEGDTKIKEMSDYTIEIPETEEPLSPLLSVIPLQLLAYHIAVLRGCDVDQPRNLAKSVTVE
- a CDS encoding DUF4270 family protein, translated to MLQKFYFQQIWILIAVLFILHSGCQDPLTVGNDLLDDQKINIGVIDSFDITTTTIPGERVVTHRPNVDSRLYYLGQMNDPLFGKTSAELFLKFQMGAVKPNYHTESRLKFDSLVLTLQYDSTAIYGNTTGNQQIEVFQLENSYSERDTFYSDVNFTASSRSIASQSKGINIKDSVSITDHITKNPIKQAPHLRIRLNDGFGMGLITNEEAGKNDTAFVNFMKGFKITSTTTDNNSLLYGFNLSNNGLNAQGSLNKLTMYYSVASGDTTLRKTYEYFINFATINKFVHNTSGSQLANVLRDTSLANGLTYLQPMAGAKTVVRIKDLNKLSDKQINKAELTVYIAEPTGKEVYNRPPAQITAAYKLSDGRLALVPDIAQLVNSNTNFEPVFGGSLDNRTTVHKYTMNITNHVKSVLKDKNHSPDLYLGILTESEVAQRAILYGGKHGLYPIKLSVTHTKN